CCTATCTTAGAAGTTTGGGGGAGATTTGCTTTTTTACTCGGATCTCTCATCGCCATATTTGCATATACTGGTTTTACCTTTCGAAACGGGAAACAATTCCGAATTTCAAGAGAAGTTTGGAATTGGAATCTCAAAAGTTTTTATTTTTTTCTCATCACCTTTGTTTCTATTTTTATCACAGGGTATTTAGGTAGTTCCATTGTCCTCATCCCTGGTGCACAAACATTAGAAAGTTTAAAAGATTTATCCGTTTTCCTTTGCCTTAACTTTTTTGGATACCCAGCTTTACTTGCAGTTCCCTTTGCCTACGGACTTTCCGATTTGATCGAAGGAGTACCTCCCGATTTTTTATGGGATTGGTTGCCTGGGTATTTTATCAATCCATCTTTGTTTTGGATATCATACCAAATGATAGGTAAGTCTCCAAACTTTAAAAGAGTGTGGAATTGGATTTATTATTGTATTTTTGTATTTTTGTTTCTGTTACTGGAACCATTTTTATGGGGATACCTCTGTTCCAAACAATTTGGTCCAGAAATTTCCTATCATACCATTAGTTCTGCGTTGATTTTTACAACTGGGATCACTTGGATACTCGCTCCACTAGTTACTTTGTTTATGTTTCCTCTTGTAAAACGGATAGGATACTTTTGGGCCGAAATCCCATTCCAAGTGAAAGAAGTAAGCATAAGTGAACCTAGACTCGTTTGGACATCCGTTTCCCAAAATAAAAATGTTTCTAATGAATATGCAGAAGACCGAACAGGAATTTCATTACAATTATTCATCGTTGCACCTTTTGTTTGTTTGGTATTATTTTTAGTTGGAATCACATCCTATGTAACATTAAAAAATGCGGAAGAATCAGCCTATCAAATGGTGGAAATTTTACACAAACAATGGTCTAAAAACATTCGATTACAATTATCAGAAATGGAATCGAAGTTAGGAGATGGTTTTGCCGATCCCAGTTTGATACAACAAGTTTTGGATACATCAATTGTGAATACACAGGGAAGGGTGTTTTTGTTGGATTCTCATTTGTCTCTTATATCAAGTTTATCGGCGGAACCTAAAACATCCCGATTGTTAGATACTTTACGTGTAGAGTTAAAAAAACAATCGAGTGACATTCGTTATCCAGAAACTAAATTGAGTTTTTCCGTTGTTACAAAAAAACCTTTATCGAGGGAAAATTGGAATGCCAATGTTTCCCGATATGAAGTGTCAAAAAATAAAGAGACCATCTACCTCGTTACACTGTTTCCATACTCTTTTTATTTAAGCGGTGTATATACGGGGAATAGTGAATCGGCAATGGTATTTGCATGGGCTATTCTTTTAAGTCTTATCCTGGCCGTTATTTTGGCGGAACTTGTAACAAGACCCATCTTACGTTTTTCAACTGCTTCCAAGTCACTTGCCAAAGGAGATTGGGATATCCCTGTTGGGGAGAGTATGATTGCGGAATTACGTGGTCTATCTGATGCATTTCGTTTTATGTCGAGAGAGTTGAAAACAAGTTTTGAACGTGTGAGTGCAAGCCAACGGATGGTAATGGAAACAAACACTAATTTAGAAAAAATTGTAAACGACCGAACAGTGGCTCTAATGGAAAGTAATCGGAATTTACTAGATACCATTGAAACAA
The sequence above is a segment of the Leptospira sp. WS39.C2 genome. Coding sequences within it:
- a CDS encoding sensor histidine kinase, coding for MAEIIVWLELVISKIPLPILEVWGRFAFLLGSLIAIFAYTGFTFRNGKQFRISREVWNWNLKSFYFFLITFVSIFITGYLGSSIVLIPGAQTLESLKDLSVFLCLNFFGYPALLAVPFAYGLSDLIEGVPPDFLWDWLPGYFINPSLFWISYQMIGKSPNFKRVWNWIYYCIFVFLFLLLEPFLWGYLCSKQFGPEISYHTISSALIFTTGITWILAPLVTLFMFPLVKRIGYFWAEIPFQVKEVSISEPRLVWTSVSQNKNVSNEYAEDRTGISLQLFIVAPFVCLVLFLVGITSYVTLKNAEESAYQMVEILHKQWSKNIRLQLSEMESKLGDGFADPSLIQQVLDTSIVNTQGRVFLLDSHLSLISSLSAEPKTSRLLDTLRVELKKQSSDIRYPETKLSFSVVTKKPLSRENWNANVSRYEVSKNKETIYLVTLFPYSFYLSGVYTGNSESAMVFAWAILLSLILAVILAELVTRPILRFSTASKSLAKGDWDIPVGESMIAELRGLSDAFRFMSRELKTSFERVSASQRMVMETNTNLEKIVNDRTVALMESNRNLLDTIETKERILLDLHNTQNQLLLSEKLAALGQFAAGITHELNTPLGAISSSVRAMSEILKKDIIHLPKFLDSLNSEALEDFQTLLLLSVNFGDKNSGLLSRAEKKERLAVLQEKNIDSPEEILDHLTSIGVTHWDTKIYEIIRKPGANVLLQNVVTLGSLYRLVYVVQSATEKASHVVNALKHYLYTDQTVTDTNSQKVNIPSELDSILTLYQAKIKKDVEIIKNYFTSDSCLADRDKLNQVWINLINNALQAMDYKGKIKISVTTESEFILTSIKDSGRGIEPEIQDKIFLPFFTTKKHGEGIGLGLDICKQIVEKMNGKIDFISDPTGTEFRVYIPKVLEGEKV